From Brassica oleracea var. oleracea cultivar TO1000 chromosome C3, BOL, whole genome shotgun sequence, a single genomic window includes:
- the LOC106335841 gene encoding uncharacterized protein LOC106335841 — protein sequence MGAAHLSREKVARGFLVCLWLWGFFSLSYAARSGVSKQKFEVKKHLNRLNKPAVKSIQSPDGDIIDCVPITKQPAFDHPFLKDHKIQMKPNYHPEGLFDDNKVSSSTKSKDKEPHIPQLWHRYGKCAEGTIPMRRTKEDDVLRASSVKRYGKKKHRTVPLPKSAEPDLINQSGHQHAIAYVEGDKYYGAKATINVWEPKIQQQNEFSLSQIWLLGGSFGQDLNSIEAGWQVSPDLYGDNNTRLFTYWTSDAYQATGCYNLLCSGFIQINSDIAMGASISPVSGYRNSQYDISILIWKDPKEGHWWMQFGNGYVLGYWPSFLFSYLTESASMIEWGGEVVNSQADGHHTSTQMGSGKFPEEGFSKASYFRNIQVVDSSNNLKAPKGLGTFTEQSNCYDVQPGNNDDWGHFFYYGGPGKNENCP from the exons ATGGGAGCGGCGCATCTTAGCAGGGAGAAGGTAGCTAGAGGTTTCTTAGTGTGTTTATGGCTTTGGGGTTTCTTCTCGCTATCATACGCCGCGAGGTCCGGCGTATCTAAGCAGAAGTTCGAAGTGAAGAAGCATCTGAACAGGTTGAACAAACCTGCCGTCAAGAGCATTCAG AGCCCAGATGGTGATATCATTGACTGTGTTCCCATCACAAAGCAACCAGCTTTTGATCATCCTTTCCTCAAAGATCACAAGATTCAG ATGAAGCCTAACTACCACCCTGAGGGACTCTTTGATGACAACAAAGTGTCTTCTTCCACTAAATCTAAAGACAAGGAACCCCATATCCCTCAGTTATGGCACCGTTATGGCAAATGCGCTGAAGGAACCATTCCCATGAGGAGGACTAAAGAGGACGATGTCTTGAGAGCAAGTTCTGTCAAAAGATATGGCAAGAAGAAGCATAGAACTGTCCCTTTGCCTAAATCTGCTGAACCTGACCTCATCAACCAAAGTGGTCACCAG CATGCCATAGCTTATGTGGAAGGGGATAAATACTATGGAGCTAAAGCGACTATTAATGTGTGGGAGCCAAAGATACAGCAGCAGAACGAGTTCAGCTTGTCGCAGATATGGCTTCTCGGTGGCTCATTCGGACAAGATCTTAACAGCATTGAAGCTGGTTGGCAG GTGAGCCCGGATCTATATGGTGACAACAACACAAGACTCTTCACTTACTGGACC AGTGATGCATATCAAGCTACTGGCTGCTACAATCTTCTTTGCTCAGGCTTTATCCAAATCAATAGCGATATTGCAATGGGAGCAAGCATCTCTCCTGTCTCTGGCTACCGTAACTCGCAGTATGACATCAGCATTCTGATCTGGAAG GATCCAAAAGAGGGACATTGGTGGATGCAATTTGGAAACGGCTACGTTTTAGGATACTGGCCATCTTTTCTCTTCTCCTACTTAACGGAAAGTGCGTCCATGATTGAATGGGGAGGAGAAGTGGTGAACTCACAAGCAGATGGCCACCACACTTCGACGCAAATGGGCAGTGGTAAATTCCCAGAAGAAGGCTTCAGCAAAGCAAGTTACTTCAGGAACATTCAGGTGGTTGATTCTTCAAACAACCTCAAGGCACCTAAAGGACTTGGAACGTTCACTGAGCAGTCTAACTGTTATGATGTTCAACCTGGAAACAATGATGATTGGGGTCATTTCTTCTACTATGGAGGTCCCGGTAAAAACGAGAACTGTCCATAA
- the LOC106331241 gene encoding LOW QUALITY PROTEIN: calpain-type cysteine protease DEK1-like (The sequence of the model RefSeq protein was modified relative to this genomic sequence to represent the inferred CDS: inserted 10 bases in 6 codons; deleted 4 bases in 3 codons), translating into MEVLMACVISGTLFTVFGSGSFWILWAVNWRLYSWIFARKWLQGPQLDALSGFLSLVAWIVVVSPIAILVGWGCWLIVILDRHIIGLAIIMAGTAXFYSIMLWWRTQWQSSRAVALLLLLAVALLCAYELCAVYVTAGAHAPQQYSPSGFFFGVSAIALAINMLFICRMVFNGDVDEYVRRAYKFAYSDCIEIGLVACLPEPPDPNELFPRQTSRASHLGLLYLGSLIVLLAYSVLYGFTARESRWLGGITSAAVIYIDWNIGACLYGFKLLQNRVLALFVAGASRLSLICFGIHYWYQGHCISYIFVASVLSGAVVSRHLLITDPSAARRDALQSTVIRLREGXRKEQNGSSSSSDGCGSSIKRSGSIDAGHAGCTDETNRTTDNLTRTGSSQEDINSDKSVESGRPSLGSCRSVVQEPEAGTSYDQNSNMVVCSSSGLESQGYESSTSNSANQQILDLNLALAFQEQLNGPRIASMLKKKAKEGDLELTNLLQNKGLDPDFAVMLKEKNXDPSIMALLQRGSLDADRDHRNNTDITIIDSNSVDNALPNQISLSEELRLRGLEKWLKLSRLVLHHVAGTPERAWGLFSLVFILETIIVAIFRPKTITIINSSHQQFEFGFSVXLLSPVICSIMAFLRSLQVEEMALTSKSRKYGFVAWMLSTSVGLSLSFLSKSSVLLGISLTMPLMVACLSVAVPIWMHNRYQFWFPQLCGDQARDPRFPRMKGFILWICLVVFAGSVMALGAIISSKPLDDLKYKLFSAKGNNFMSPYTSSVYLGWAMASGIALVVTAILPIVSWFATYRFSHSSAISLVIFSVVLVAFCGTSYLEVVKSRDDRLPTKGDFLAALLPLACIPSLLSLCCGMIKWKDDCWILSRGVYVFVSIGLVLLFGAIAAVIIVIRPWTIGVSFLLVLLLIVVAIGVIHLWASNNFYLTRKQTSSVCFLPFLLGLVAFLVGWFQDKAFAGASVGYFTFLFLLAGRALAVLLSPPIVVYSPRVLPVYVYDAHADCGKNVSAAFLVLYGIALAAEGWGVVASLIVYPPFAGAAVSAITLVVSFGFAVSRPCLTLEMMEVAVRFLSKDTVVQAISRSATKTRNALSGSYSAPQRSASSAALLVEDPSAMRDKAGNFVLPRDDVMKLRHRLKNEERVAGSFFYRMQCRKRLRHDPPTNVDYRRDMCAHAKVLALEEAIDTEWVYMWDKFGGYLLLLLGLTAKAERVQDEVRLRLFLDSIGFSDLSAKKICKWKPEDRRHFEIIQESYLREKEMEEEILMQRREEEGRGKERRKALLEKEERKWKEIEASLIPSIPNAGSREASAMAAAIRAVGGDSVLEDSFARERVCGIARRIRTAQLDRRAQLTGIAGAVCVLDDEPMISGKHCGQMDASVCQSQKISFSITAMIQPDSGPVCLFGTEYQKQVCWEILVAGSEQGIEAGLVGLRLITKGEKQTTVAREWYIGATSITDGRWHTVTITIDADAGEATCYLDGGFDGYQTGLPLSIGNAIWEQGAEVWLGVRPTIXSDGVESKMHIMDVFLGGKCLTEDEAASLHAAIGVADLDMIDLADDNWQWTDSPPRADGWDSDPADVDLYDRDDVDWDGQCSSGRKRRSGRDFVLSVDSFARRYRKGRLGDCWFLSAVAVLTEVSQISEVIITPEYNEEGIYTVRFCIQGEWVPVVIDDWIPCESPGKPAFATSKRLNELWVSIVEKAYAKLHGSYEALEGGLVQDALVDLTGGAGEEXAQAQIDLASGRLWSQLLRFKQEGFLLGAGSPSGSDVHVSSSGIVQGHAYSVLQVREVDGHRLVQIRNPWANEVEWNGPWSDSSPERSDRMKHKLKHVLQSNEGIFWMSWQDFQIHFRSVYVCRVYPREMRYSVDGQWRNCSAGGCQDYSSWHQNPQFLLRATGSDASLPIHVFITLTQVHTFSRTTRGFRNYQSSHDSQLFYIGMRILKTRGHRPSYNIFLHESVGGTDYVNSREISCEMVLDPDPKGYTIVPTTIHPGEEAPFVLSVFTRASVVLEAL; encoded by the exons ATGGAAGTCTTGATGGCTTGTGTAATTTCGGGTACCCTCTTCACTGTTTTCGGTTCCGGTTCGTTTTGGATACTGTGGGCAGTGAATTGGCGGCTTTACAG CTGGATCTTTGCTAGAAAATGGCTGCAAGGTCCTCAGCTGGATGCACTGTCTGGTTTTCTATCTCTCGTTGCTTGGATTGTGGTGGTGTCCCCTATTGCAATTTTGGTTGGTTGGGGTTGTTGGCTGATTGTTATATTGGATCGACATATCATTGGACTTGCGATTATAATGGCTGGAACTGC CTTCTACTCCATCATGCTTTGGTGGAGGACACAGTGGCAAAGCTCAA GAGCTGTAGCTTTACTTCTCCTTCTCGCTGTTGCCTTACTCTGTGCGTATGAACTTTGTGCTGTCTATGTTACGGCTGGTGCGCATGCGCCTCAGCAATATTCTCCTTCTGGTTTCTTTTTTGGTGTATCCGCAATTGCGTTGGCGATTAACATGCTCTTTATCTGCCGCATGGTCTTTAATG GAGATGTGGACGAATATGTAAGAAGGGCATACAAATTTGCTTATTCAGATTGTATAGAGATAGGCCTTGTAGCTTGTCTGCCAGAACCACCTGATCCCAATGAATTGTTCCCCAGGCAAACCAGCAG GGCTTCACATCTCGGCCTTCTGTACCTTGGATCACTCATAGTTCTCCTTGCCTACTCGGTGCTATATGGTTTCACAGCGAGGGAATCACGTTGGCTTGGAGGCATTACATCAGCTGCTGTTATTTATA TAGACTGGAATATTGGGGCTTGCTTGTATGGGTTTAAGCTTCTTCAAAACCGTGTTCTAGCACTTTTTGTCGCTGGCGCTTCTAGACTTTCCCTAATATGCTTTGGCATACACTACTG GTACCAAGGGCATTGTATTAGTTACATTTTTGTTGCATCGGTTCTATCAGGTGCTGTTGTTTCCCGTCATCTATTGATAACAGACCCATCAGCTGCAAGAAGAGATGCCTTGCAGAGCACAGTGATCCGCCTAAGAGAAGG GAGAAAAGAGCAGAATGGTTCATCAAGTTCTTCAGATGGTTGTGGCTCAAGTATTAAAAGAAGTGGTAGTATCGATGCAGGCCATGCTGGTTGTACTGACGAAACTAATCGTACCACTGACAATCTAACTCGAACCGGCAGCTCTCAGGAGGATATCAATAGTGACAAAAGTGTAGAAAGTGGAAGACCAAGCTTAGGTTCATGTCGTTCAGTGGTCCAAGAGCCTGAAGCAGGAACGTCTTATGATCAGAATAGCAATATGGTCGTTTGTTCAAGCAGTGGTCTTGAGAGCCAAGGCTATGAGTCTAGCACATCGAACTCTGCAAACCAGCAGATTTTGGATTTGAATTTGGCTCTTGCTTTTCAGGAACAGTTAAACGGTCCTAGGATAGCCTCGATGCTTAAGAAGAAAGCAAAAGAAGGTGACCTTGAACTGACTAATTTGTTGCAAAACAAGGGGCTGGACCCTGACTTTGCTGTGATGTTGAAGGAGAAAA TGGATCCAAGCATAATGGCATTACTTCAGAGGGGTAGTTTAGATGCAGACAGAGATCACCGCAACAACACTGATATTACAATCATTGACTCAAACAGTGTTGACAATGCTCTTCCAAATCAGATTTCTCTATCAGAAGAACTGAGGCTCCGG GGCCTCGAAAAGTGGCTTAAGCTGTCCAGACTTGTTCTGCACCATGTAGCGGGCACACCAGAGAGAGCATGGGGCCTCTTCAGTCTTGTCTTTATTCTTGAAACAATCATTGTGGCCATTTTTCGTCCGAAGACCATAACAATTATAAATTCCAGTCATCAGCAG TTTGAATTTGGTTTCTCTG CTCTGTTGTCACCTGTTATCTGTTCAATAATGGCTTTTCTTCGGTCGCTTCAAGTTGAGGAAATGGCATTGACATCAAAATCTCGCAAG TATGGCTTTGTTGCCTGGATGTTGAGCACATCAGTTGGATTATCGCTTTCTTTCTTGAG TAAATCTTCAGTACTTTTGGGAATATCCTTGACTATGCCCCTCATGGTAGCATGCCTTTCTGTTGCTGTACCCATATGGATGCATAATAGGTATCAGTTTTGGTTTCCACAGTTATGTGGGGATCAGGCAAGAGATCCACGGTTTCCGAGGATGAAG GGGTTTATTCTTTGGATTTGTCTTGTGGTGTTTGCGGGATCTGTGATGGCTCTTGGTGCAATCATATCTTCTAAACCTTTGGATGATTTGAAGTACAAGTTGTTTAGTGCCAAAGGAAATAACTTCATGTCACCATATACATCTTCTGTATACCTTGGTTGGGCGATGGCTTCTGGAATTGCCCTAGTAGTTACTGCTATTCTGCCAATAGTCTCATGGTTTGCGACATATAGGTTCTCCCACTCTTCTGCTATCTCTCTGGTGATATTCTCAG TTGTTCTCGTGGCGTTTTGTGGAACATCGTATTTGGAGGTTGTGAAATCTAGAGATGATCGATTGCCCACAAAGGGCGATTTTCTTGCGGCCTTGCTTCCACTTGCATGCATTCCGTCGCTACTTTCACTGTGCTGTGGGATGATTAAATG GAAAGACGATTGTTGGATACTATCTCGAGGTGTATATGTTTTTGTTTCTATAGGTCTTGTTCTTCTTTTTGGTGCGATAGCAGCTGTGATTATTGTTATCAGACCATGGACG ATTGGCGTATCTTTTCTCTTAGTTCTTCTCCTTATAGTGGTAGCTATTGGTGTTATCCATCTTTGGGCATCAAACAATTTCTATTTAACCAGGAAACAGACATCCTCTGTCTGCTTTCTGCCCTTTCTTTTGGGTTTGGTCGCATTCCTTGTTGGGTGGTTTCAAG ATAAAGCATTTGCTGGAGCATCTGTTGGTTATTTTACATTCCTGTTTCTGCTGGCTGGAAGAGCATTAGCT GTTCTTCTATCCCCACCAATAGTGGTATATTCTCCAAGGGTACTACCAGTGTATGTCTACGATGCTCATGCGGATTGTGGAAAGAATGTCAG TGCTGCATTTCTCGTCCTTTACGGAATTGCATTGGCAGCAGAAGGGTGGGGTGTTGTTGCTAGTCTGATAGTATATCCTCCGTTTGCTGGTGCTGCTGTATCAGCTATCACCCTTGTTGTATCATTTGGGTTTGCTGTTTCTCGTCCGTGTTTGACTCTTGAG ATGATGGAGGTCGCTGTACGTTTTCTTAGCAAGGATACTGTAGTGCAAGCCATCTCTCGATCTGCCACTAAA ACAAGAAATGCTTTATCCGGCTCCTATTCAGCTCCCCAAAGGTCTGCCAGCTCTGCAGCTCTTCTGGTTGAGGACCCATCTGCAATGCGTGATAAAGCAGGGAACTTTGTGCTTCCTAGAGATGATGTCATGAAACTAAGGCATCGTCTCAAGAATGAAGAAAGAGTTGCTGGATCGTTCTTCTACAGAATGCAATGCAGAAAAAGATTGCGTCATGATCCACCGACAAATGTGGATTACAGAAGAGACATGTGTGCCCATGCTAAGGTTTTAGCACTGGAAGAGGCAATTGATACAGAATGGGTGTACATGTGGGACAAGTTTGGTGGTTATTTATTGCTTCTGTTAGGTTTGACAGCTAAGGCGGAGAGAGTTCAG GATGAGGTGCGCTTACGACTCTTCTTAGATAGCATTGGGTTCTCTGACCTAAGTGCCAAAAAAATCTGTAAATGGAAGCCAGAAGATAGAAGACACTTTGAAATTATCCAAGAGAG TTATCTGAGAGAGAAAGAGATGGAAGAGGAGATCCTCATGCAGAGACGTGAAGAAGAAGGGAGAGGTAAAGAAAGAAGGAAAGCTCTTTTGGAGAAGGAAGAGCGCAAATGGAAGGAAATTGAAGCTTCCCTTATTCCATCTATCCCTAATGCTGGTAGCAGAGAGGCATCAGCTATGGCAGCGGCTATACGTGCTGTTGGGGGTGACTCTGTCCTTGAGGATTCCTTTGCCAGAGAGAGAGTCTGCGGTATTGCTCGTAGGATCCGCACTGCTCAACTAGACCGACGTGCCCAACTG ACTGGAATTGCCGGGGCTGTTTGTGTTCTTGACGATGAACCAATGATAAGTGGTAAACATTGCGGCCAAATGGATGCAAGTGTCTGCCAGAGTCAGAAGATTAGCTTTTCCATTACAGCAATGATCCAACCCGATTCCGGACCTGTATGTCTTTTTGGCACTGAATATCAAAAGCAAGTATGTTGGGAGATTCTGGTTGCTGGTTCTGAGCAAGGAATTGAAGCTGGCCTAGTTGGGCTTAGGTTGATCACTAAAGGTGAGAAGCAGACAACCGTTGCCAGAGAGTGGTATATTGGTGCAACTAGCATAACTGATGGAAG ATGGCATACAGTGACGATAACTATTGACGCTGATGCTGGGGAGGCTACTTGTTACTTAGATGGTGGGTTTGATGGCTACCAGACTGGGTTACCTTTAAGTATTGGTAATGCCATTTGGGAACAAGGCGCTGAAGTTTGGTTGGGTGTTAGGCCAACTAT TAGTGATGGAGTTGAGTCAAAGATGCATATAATGGATGTTTTC TTGGGGGGGAAATGCTTAACTGAAGATGAAGCCGCTTCTTTGCATGCAGCCATTGGCGTCGCTGACTTAGACATGATTGATTTGGCTGATGACAATTGGCAATGGACGGATTCACCGCCCAGA GCTGATGGTTGGGATAGTGATCCTGCCGATGTTGATCTCTATGATAGGGATGATGTTGATTGGGATGGACAGTGTTCCAGTGGGAGGAAAAGAAGATCAGGTCGGGATTTTGTACTTAGTGTCGATTCGTTTGCTAGAAGATACAGGAAA GGGCGTTTGGGAGATTGTTGGTTTTTAAGCGCAGTTGCAGTTTTGACAGAGGTTTCACAAATATCTGAAGTGATCATTACTCCTGAATACAACGAGGAAGGAATCTACACTGTTCGCTTTTGTATTCAG GGTGAGTGGGTTCCCGTTGTTATCGATGACTGGATTCCATGTGAATCACCTGGTAAACCAGCCTTTGCTACTAGCAAAAGACTGAATGAACTCTGGGTCTCCATAGTGGAGAAAGCATACGCCAAGCTCCATGGTTCGTACGAGGCACTGGAGGGAGGACTGGTCCAGGACGCTCTTGTTGACCTAACTGGAGGTGCTGGTGAGGA TGCTCAAGCACAAATCGATCTTGCAAGTGGTAGATTATGGTCTCAACTGTTACGCTTTAAACAAGAGGGGTTCTTACTTGGTGCTGGAAGTCCATCAGGATCTGATGTTCATGTATCTTCAAGTGGCATTGTGCAAGGCCATGCTTACTCCGTCTTACAGGTGAGAGAGGTCGATGGGCACAGACTTGTTCAGATCAGAAATCCATGGGCCAATGAAGTTGAGTGGAATGGTCCATGGTCAGACTCATCCCCGGAGCGGAGTGATAGGATGAAGCACAAGTTGAAGCATGTTCTACAG TCAAACGAGGGTATATTCTGGATGTCTTGGCAAGACTTCCAGATTCATTTCAGATCTGTTTATGTTTGTCGGGTATAC CCTCGAGAGATGCGTTATTCAGTCGATGGCCAGTGGAGAAACTGCAGTGCCGGTGGCTGCCAAGACTATAGCTCATGGCATCAAAATCCGCAGTTCCTGCTGAGGGCTACTGGTTCTGATGCATCTCTGCCAATTCATGTTTTCATCACCTTAACTCAGGTACATACAT TCTCAAGGACAACACGTGGGTTTCGTAACTACCAATCAAGCCATGATTCGCAGTTGTTCTATATTGGAATGAGGATTCTTAAAACTCGTGGCCATCGTCCTTCGTACAACATATTTCTTCATGAATCTGTTGGAGGAACAGACTATGTGAACTCCCGTGAGATATCATGCGAGATGGTTCTTGATCCTGATCCCAAGGGTTATACTATTGTCCCGACCACTATACACCCAGGGGAAGAAGCACCTTTTGTTCTTTCAGTCTTCACGAGAGCCTCCGTTGTCCTTGAAGCTTTGTAG